One Phragmites australis chromosome 23, lpPhrAust1.1, whole genome shotgun sequence DNA window includes the following coding sequences:
- the LOC133906770 gene encoding casein kinase 1-like protein HD16 isoform X1, protein MRRRLSPPSPPLGVVTRRRTTRAKAKAKHHHHRERRTRMADSGGLSANNAAAAAHDEDDANTTPFPDTVQVGGSPEYKVDRKLGKGGFGHVFVGRRLTGGHTARPTGPTAQEVAIKFEHTSSKGCNYGPPCEWQVYAALGGTHGVPKVHYKGRQGDYYVMIMDMLGPSLWDSWNSLGQSMSSEMVACIAVESISILESMHSKGYVHGDVKPENFLLGQPSTPQEKKLYLVDLGLATKWRDPASGQHVNYDQRPDAFRGTVRYASVHAHLGRTASRRDDLESLAYTLVFLHRGRLPWQGYQGDNKSFLVCKRKMSTSPESLCGICPQPFRQFLESVVNMKFDEEPNYSKLISLFDSLIEPNPSIRPINTDGAQKVGQKRARLPNDDDGHVKKKIRLGVPATQWISVYNSRSPMKQRYHYNVADTRLAQHVEKGNEDGLLISSISSCVDLWAIIMDAGTGFTAQVYELSPHFLHKEWIMEQWDKSFYISSVAGSNNGSSLVVMSKGTPYTQQSYKVSDSFPFKWINKKWKEGFYVTSMATSGSRWAIVMSRSAGFSDQVVELDFLYPSEGIHRRWDNGYRITAMAATMDQSALILSKPRRRPRDETQETLRTTQFPSQHVKEKWAKNLYLAGICYGRTVA, encoded by the exons ATGCGCCGCCGCCTttccccgccgtcgcctcctcTTGGCGtcgtgacgaggaggaggaccacAAGGGCCAAAGCCAAGGCCAAACACCACCACCACAGGGAAAGGAGGACGAGGATGGCCGACAGCGGCGGTCTCAGCGCCaacaacgccgccgccgccgcccacgaCGAAGACGATGCAAACACCACACCTTTCCCCGACACG gTCCAGGTGGGAGGATCTCCCGAGTACAAGGTCGACAGGAAGCTGGGTAAAGGTGGATTTGGCCATGTCTTTGTTGGCCGTCGTCTAACTGGTGGCCACACTGCACGCCCAACAGGCCCCACGGCTCAAGAG GTTGCCATCAAATTTGAGCACACTAGCAGCAAGGGATGTAACTACGGCCCTCCATGCGAGTGGCAAGTCTATGC TGCTCTAGGAGGCACACATGGCGTGCCCAAGGTGCATTACAAAGGCCGCCAGGGTGATTACTATGTCATG ATTATGGATATGCTTGGGCCTAGCCTGTGGGATTCTTGGAATTCACTAGGTCAATC CATGTCATCAGAAATGGTGGCCTGTATTGCTGTAGAGTCCATTTCCATCCTGGAAAGCATGCATTCGAAAGG ATATGTACATGGAGACGTCAAACCTGAGAACTTTCTTCTCGGTCAGCCTTCAACTccccaagaaaagaaactttatcTTGTGGATCTTGGATTAG CAACAAAGTGGAGAGATCCTGCTAGTGGACAGCATGTTAATTATGATCAACGTCCCGATGCCTTCAG AGGAACAGTCAGATATGCTAGTGTCCACGCACATTTAGGAAGAACTGCAAGCAGGAGAGATGATTTGGAATCACTGGCTTATACACTAGTATTTCTTCATCGGGGCAGGTTGCCATGGCAAGGATACCAG GGTGATAATAAATCGTTTCTGGTGTGCAAGAGAAAAATGAGCACCTCACCCGAGAGCCTTTGCGGCATATGTCCTCAACCTTTCAGGCAGTTTCTTGAGAGTGTTGTCAACATGAAGTTTGATGAGGAGCCAAACTACTCGAAATTGATTTCTTTGTTTGATAGTTTAATTGAACCAAACCCTTCCATCAGACCAATCAATACCGATGGAGCCCAAAAG GTTGGGCAGAAGCGTGCCAGGTTGcctaatgatgatgatggccATGTAAAAAAGAAGATTCGGCTGGGTGTTCCGGCAACACAGTGGATTTCAGTATACAATTCCAGATCACCCATGAAACAGAG GTACCACTATAATGTGGCTGACACAAGATTAGCGCAACATGTTGAGAAAGGAAATGAGGATGGTTTGCTGATAAGTTCAATATCATCGTGCGTAGATCTTTGGGCAATCATTATGGATGCAGGAACCGGCTTCACAGCTCAAGTCTATGAGCTGTCTCCACATTTCCTTCACAAG GAATGGATTATGGAACAGTGGGATAAAAGTTTCTACATTAGTTCTGTTGCTGGCTCGAACAATGGAAGTTCTCTTGTAGTGATGTCCAAAG GCACGCCGTATACACAGCAGTCTTACAAAGTCAGTGATTCCTTCCCATTTAAATGGATAAACAAGAAGTGGAAGGAAGGTTTCTATGTCACATCAATGGCAACATCAGGCAGTCGATGGGCCATAGTCATGTCCCGCAGTGCTGGATTTTCTGATCAG GTGGTGGAGTTGGACTTTCTGTACCCAAGCGAGGGCATCCATAGACGCTGGGACAACGGCTATCGTATCACTGCAATGGCTGCCACAATGGACCAGTCTGCGCTGATCCTAAGCAAGCCAAGGCGTCGCCCAAGAGACGAGACACAAGAGACTCTGCGGACTACACAGTTTCCCAGCCAACATGTGAAG GAGAAGTGGGCCAAGAACCTTTACCTTGCTGGGATCTGCTATGGGCGAACCGTGGCCTAA
- the LOC133906770 gene encoding casein kinase 1-like protein HD16 isoform X3 gives MRRRLSPPSPPLGVVTRRRTTRAKAKAKHHHHRERRTRMADSGGLSANNAAAAAHDEDDANTTPFPDTVQVGGSPEYKVDRKLGKGGFGHVFVGRRLTGGHTARPTGPTAQEVAIKFEHTSSKGCNYGPPCEWQVYAALGGTHGVPKVHYKGRQGDYYVMIMDMLGPSLWDSWNSLEMVACIAVESISILESMHSKGYVHGDVKPENFLLGQPSTPQEKKLYLVDLGLATKWRDPASGQHVNYDQRPDAFRGTVRYASVHAHLGRTASRRDDLESLAYTLVFLHRGRLPWQGYQGDNKSFLVCKRKMSTSPESLCGICPQPFRQFLESVVNMKFDEEPNYSKLISLFDSLIEPNPSIRPINTDGAQKVGQKRARLPNDDDGHVKKKIRLGVPATQWISVYNSRSPMKQRYHYNVADTRLAQHVEKGNEDGLLISSISSCVDLWAIIMDAGTGFTAQVYELSPHFLHKEWIMEQWDKSFYISSVAGSNNGSSLVVMSKGTPYTQQSYKVSDSFPFKWINKKWKEGFYVTSMATSGSRWAIVMSRSAGFSDQVVELDFLYPSEGIHRRWDNGYRITAMAATMDQSALILSKPRRRPRDETQETLRTTQFPSQHVKEKWAKNLYLAGICYGRTVA, from the exons ATGCGCCGCCGCCTttccccgccgtcgcctcctcTTGGCGtcgtgacgaggaggaggaccacAAGGGCCAAAGCCAAGGCCAAACACCACCACCACAGGGAAAGGAGGACGAGGATGGCCGACAGCGGCGGTCTCAGCGCCaacaacgccgccgccgccgcccacgaCGAAGACGATGCAAACACCACACCTTTCCCCGACACG gTCCAGGTGGGAGGATCTCCCGAGTACAAGGTCGACAGGAAGCTGGGTAAAGGTGGATTTGGCCATGTCTTTGTTGGCCGTCGTCTAACTGGTGGCCACACTGCACGCCCAACAGGCCCCACGGCTCAAGAG GTTGCCATCAAATTTGAGCACACTAGCAGCAAGGGATGTAACTACGGCCCTCCATGCGAGTGGCAAGTCTATGC TGCTCTAGGAGGCACACATGGCGTGCCCAAGGTGCATTACAAAGGCCGCCAGGGTGATTACTATGTCATG ATTATGGATATGCTTGGGCCTAGCCTGTGGGATTCTTGGAATTCACTAG AAATGGTGGCCTGTATTGCTGTAGAGTCCATTTCCATCCTGGAAAGCATGCATTCGAAAGG ATATGTACATGGAGACGTCAAACCTGAGAACTTTCTTCTCGGTCAGCCTTCAACTccccaagaaaagaaactttatcTTGTGGATCTTGGATTAG CAACAAAGTGGAGAGATCCTGCTAGTGGACAGCATGTTAATTATGATCAACGTCCCGATGCCTTCAG AGGAACAGTCAGATATGCTAGTGTCCACGCACATTTAGGAAGAACTGCAAGCAGGAGAGATGATTTGGAATCACTGGCTTATACACTAGTATTTCTTCATCGGGGCAGGTTGCCATGGCAAGGATACCAG GGTGATAATAAATCGTTTCTGGTGTGCAAGAGAAAAATGAGCACCTCACCCGAGAGCCTTTGCGGCATATGTCCTCAACCTTTCAGGCAGTTTCTTGAGAGTGTTGTCAACATGAAGTTTGATGAGGAGCCAAACTACTCGAAATTGATTTCTTTGTTTGATAGTTTAATTGAACCAAACCCTTCCATCAGACCAATCAATACCGATGGAGCCCAAAAG GTTGGGCAGAAGCGTGCCAGGTTGcctaatgatgatgatggccATGTAAAAAAGAAGATTCGGCTGGGTGTTCCGGCAACACAGTGGATTTCAGTATACAATTCCAGATCACCCATGAAACAGAG GTACCACTATAATGTGGCTGACACAAGATTAGCGCAACATGTTGAGAAAGGAAATGAGGATGGTTTGCTGATAAGTTCAATATCATCGTGCGTAGATCTTTGGGCAATCATTATGGATGCAGGAACCGGCTTCACAGCTCAAGTCTATGAGCTGTCTCCACATTTCCTTCACAAG GAATGGATTATGGAACAGTGGGATAAAAGTTTCTACATTAGTTCTGTTGCTGGCTCGAACAATGGAAGTTCTCTTGTAGTGATGTCCAAAG GCACGCCGTATACACAGCAGTCTTACAAAGTCAGTGATTCCTTCCCATTTAAATGGATAAACAAGAAGTGGAAGGAAGGTTTCTATGTCACATCAATGGCAACATCAGGCAGTCGATGGGCCATAGTCATGTCCCGCAGTGCTGGATTTTCTGATCAG GTGGTGGAGTTGGACTTTCTGTACCCAAGCGAGGGCATCCATAGACGCTGGGACAACGGCTATCGTATCACTGCAATGGCTGCCACAATGGACCAGTCTGCGCTGATCCTAAGCAAGCCAAGGCGTCGCCCAAGAGACGAGACACAAGAGACTCTGCGGACTACACAGTTTCCCAGCCAACATGTGAAG GAGAAGTGGGCCAAGAACCTTTACCTTGCTGGGATCTGCTATGGGCGAACCGTGGCCTAA
- the LOC133906771 gene encoding microtubule-associated protein 70-1-like — MADPYQQPPPPQRPSPRLRPAIEVEDFINLLHGSDPVRVELTRLENELQYKEKELGEAQAEIKALRLSDRAREKAVQDLTEELTKVDGKLKLTESLLESKNLEAKKINDEKKAALAAQFAAEATLRRVHAAQKDDDMPPIEAILAPLEAELKLAHQEIVKLQDDNRALDRLTKSKEAALLEAERTVQMALAKASLVDDLQNKNQELMKQIEICQEENKILDKMHRQKVAEVEKLTQTVRELEEAVLAGGAAANAVRDYQRKVQEMNEEMKTLDRELARAKVSANRVAVVVANEWKDGNDKVMPVKQWLEERRILQGRMQQLQDKLRDKLAIAERAARSEAQLKDKFHLRLKVLEEGLRMSTSQTNVSAARRQSVGGADSLSKTNGFLSKRPSFQMRSSVSTTTTLVNHAKGASKSFDGGCRSLERYKGLVNGNGMNISTDSSEDKESNNSDEKPGEFPSAESEDTVSGVLYDMLQKEVIALRKACHEKDQSLKDKDDAIEMLAKKVDTLTKAMESEAKKTRREVAAVEKELAAMRLEKEQDSKAKRFGSSSGPANSLQLPPGGTLPRSGSARNM; from the exons ATGGCCGATCCGTACCAGCAGCCGCCGCCACCACAGCGCCCCAGCCCCAGGCTGAGGCCGGCCATCGAGGTGGAGGACTTCATCAACCTCCTCCACGGCTCCGATCCAGTCCGCGTCGAGCTCACACGCCTCGAGAACGAGCTCCAGT ATAAGGAGAAGGAGCTCGGCGAGGCGCAggcggagatcaaggctctgcGACTGTCCGACCGCGCGCGCGAGAAGGCCGTCCAGGAT CTTACGGAAGAATTGACAAAGGTGGATGGGAAGCTGAAGCTTACAGAGTCTCTCCTTGAAAGCAAA AACCTCGAAGCAAAGAAGATCAATGATGAAAAGAAAGCAGCACTTGCCGCACAGTTTGCAGCAGAGGCTACACTACGAAGGGTACATGCTGCTCAGAAGGATGATGACATGCCTCCTATCGAGGCCATTCTTGCACCACTGGAAGCTGAGCTCAAACTGGCTCATCAAGAG ATTGTAAAATTACAAGATGATAACAGGGCATTAGATCGTCTTACAAAGTCTAAGGAAGCAGCTCTGCTTGAAGCAGAAAGGACAGTTCAGATGGCATTGGCAAAAGCTTCCTTGGTGGATGATTTGCAAAACAAAAACCAAGAATTGATGAAACAGATCGAGATATGTCAG GAAGAGAATAAAATCTTGGATAAAATGCACCGCCAGAAAGTTGCTGAGGTTGAAAAGCTCACACAGACTGTCAGAGAGCTTGAAGAAGCTGTTCTTGCTGGTGGCGCAGCTGCAAACGCTGTGCGAGACTATCAGCGGAAAGTTCAGGAGATGAAT GAGGAAATGAAAACCCTTGACCGTGAGCTAGCTCGTGCAAAGGTTTCAGCAAATAGGGTTGCAGTTGTGGTGGCAAATGAGTGGAAAGACGGCAATGATAAAGTAATGCCTGTTAAACAATGGCTTGAAGAACGAAGGATTCTGCAA GGAAGAATGCAGCAACTTCAGGACAAGCTTCGGGACAAGCTTGCTATAGCTGAACGGGCTGCAAGATCAGAAGCTCAACTGAAA GATAAGTTCCATCTACGGCTTAAAGTACTTGAGGAAGGATTAAGAATGTCTACATCCCAAACCAACGTCAGTGCCGCACGGCGCCAGTCTGTTGGTGGTGCTGATAGTCTATCTAAGACCAATGGCTTTCTGTCGAAGCGTCCTTCATTCCAGATGAGATCCTCAGTATCTACCACAACAACTCTAGTTAACCATGCCAAAGGGGCATCCAAGTCGTTCGATGGAGGCTGTAGATCACTTGAACGCTATAAGGGCCTTGTAAATGGGAACGGTATGAACATATCTACCGATTCCAGCGAAGATAAGGAGTCAAACAACTCAGATGAGAAGCCTGGTGAATTTCCATCCGCTGAGTCAGAGGACACGGTGTCAGGTGTGCTATATGATATGTTGCAAAAGGAGGTCATTGCTCTAAGGAAAGCATGCCATGAAAAGGATCAAAGCCTGAAAGACAAGGATGATGCAATTGAG ATGTTGGCAAAGAAAGTAGATACTTTGACAAAGGCGATGGAGTCAGAGGCCAAGAAAACGAGGCGCGAGGTAGCTGCTGTGGAAAAGGAGTTGGCAGCTATGCGCTTGGAGAAAGAGCAGGATAGCAAAGCGAAAAGGTTTGGTAGTTCAAGTGGTCCTGCCAACAGTTTGCAGCTCCCACCTGGCGG GACTTTACCTCGGAGCGGTTCAGCACGCAACATGTGA
- the LOC133906770 gene encoding casein kinase 1-like protein HD16 isoform X4, producing the protein MVACIAVESISILESMHSKGYVHGDVKPENFLLGQPSTPQEKKLYLVDLGLATKWRDPASGQHVNYDQRPDAFRGTVRYASVHAHLGRTASRRDDLESLAYTLVFLHRGRLPWQGYQGDNKSFLVCKRKMSTSPESLCGICPQPFRQFLESVVNMKFDEEPNYSKLISLFDSLIEPNPSIRPINTDGAQKVGQKRARLPNDDDGHVKKKIRLGVPATQWISVYNSRSPMKQRYHYNVADTRLAQHVEKGNEDGLLISSISSCVDLWAIIMDAGTGFTAQVYELSPHFLHKEWIMEQWDKSFYISSVAGSNNGSSLVVMSKGTPYTQQSYKVSDSFPFKWINKKWKEGFYVTSMATSGSRWAIVMSRSAGFSDQVVELDFLYPSEGIHRRWDNGYRITAMAATMDQSALILSKPRRRPRDETQETLRTTQFPSQHVKEKWAKNLYLAGICYGRTVA; encoded by the exons ATGGTGGCCTGTATTGCTGTAGAGTCCATTTCCATCCTGGAAAGCATGCATTCGAAAGG ATATGTACATGGAGACGTCAAACCTGAGAACTTTCTTCTCGGTCAGCCTTCAACTccccaagaaaagaaactttatcTTGTGGATCTTGGATTAG CAACAAAGTGGAGAGATCCTGCTAGTGGACAGCATGTTAATTATGATCAACGTCCCGATGCCTTCAG AGGAACAGTCAGATATGCTAGTGTCCACGCACATTTAGGAAGAACTGCAAGCAGGAGAGATGATTTGGAATCACTGGCTTATACACTAGTATTTCTTCATCGGGGCAGGTTGCCATGGCAAGGATACCAG GGTGATAATAAATCGTTTCTGGTGTGCAAGAGAAAAATGAGCACCTCACCCGAGAGCCTTTGCGGCATATGTCCTCAACCTTTCAGGCAGTTTCTTGAGAGTGTTGTCAACATGAAGTTTGATGAGGAGCCAAACTACTCGAAATTGATTTCTTTGTTTGATAGTTTAATTGAACCAAACCCTTCCATCAGACCAATCAATACCGATGGAGCCCAAAAG GTTGGGCAGAAGCGTGCCAGGTTGcctaatgatgatgatggccATGTAAAAAAGAAGATTCGGCTGGGTGTTCCGGCAACACAGTGGATTTCAGTATACAATTCCAGATCACCCATGAAACAGAG GTACCACTATAATGTGGCTGACACAAGATTAGCGCAACATGTTGAGAAAGGAAATGAGGATGGTTTGCTGATAAGTTCAATATCATCGTGCGTAGATCTTTGGGCAATCATTATGGATGCAGGAACCGGCTTCACAGCTCAAGTCTATGAGCTGTCTCCACATTTCCTTCACAAG GAATGGATTATGGAACAGTGGGATAAAAGTTTCTACATTAGTTCTGTTGCTGGCTCGAACAATGGAAGTTCTCTTGTAGTGATGTCCAAAG GCACGCCGTATACACAGCAGTCTTACAAAGTCAGTGATTCCTTCCCATTTAAATGGATAAACAAGAAGTGGAAGGAAGGTTTCTATGTCACATCAATGGCAACATCAGGCAGTCGATGGGCCATAGTCATGTCCCGCAGTGCTGGATTTTCTGATCAG GTGGTGGAGTTGGACTTTCTGTACCCAAGCGAGGGCATCCATAGACGCTGGGACAACGGCTATCGTATCACTGCAATGGCTGCCACAATGGACCAGTCTGCGCTGATCCTAAGCAAGCCAAGGCGTCGCCCAAGAGACGAGACACAAGAGACTCTGCGGACTACACAGTTTCCCAGCCAACATGTGAAG GAGAAGTGGGCCAAGAACCTTTACCTTGCTGGGATCTGCTATGGGCGAACCGTGGCCTAA
- the LOC133906770 gene encoding casein kinase 1-like protein HD16 isoform X2 gives MRRRLSPPSPPLGVVTRRRTTRAKAKAKHHHHRERRTRMADSGGLSANNAAAAAHDEDDANTTPFPDTVGGSPEYKVDRKLGKGGFGHVFVGRRLTGGHTARPTGPTAQEVAIKFEHTSSKGCNYGPPCEWQVYAALGGTHGVPKVHYKGRQGDYYVMIMDMLGPSLWDSWNSLGQSMSSEMVACIAVESISILESMHSKGYVHGDVKPENFLLGQPSTPQEKKLYLVDLGLATKWRDPASGQHVNYDQRPDAFRGTVRYASVHAHLGRTASRRDDLESLAYTLVFLHRGRLPWQGYQGDNKSFLVCKRKMSTSPESLCGICPQPFRQFLESVVNMKFDEEPNYSKLISLFDSLIEPNPSIRPINTDGAQKVGQKRARLPNDDDGHVKKKIRLGVPATQWISVYNSRSPMKQRYHYNVADTRLAQHVEKGNEDGLLISSISSCVDLWAIIMDAGTGFTAQVYELSPHFLHKEWIMEQWDKSFYISSVAGSNNGSSLVVMSKGTPYTQQSYKVSDSFPFKWINKKWKEGFYVTSMATSGSRWAIVMSRSAGFSDQVVELDFLYPSEGIHRRWDNGYRITAMAATMDQSALILSKPRRRPRDETQETLRTTQFPSQHVKEKWAKNLYLAGICYGRTVA, from the exons ATGCGCCGCCGCCTttccccgccgtcgcctcctcTTGGCGtcgtgacgaggaggaggaccacAAGGGCCAAAGCCAAGGCCAAACACCACCACCACAGGGAAAGGAGGACGAGGATGGCCGACAGCGGCGGTCTCAGCGCCaacaacgccgccgccgccgcccacgaCGAAGACGATGCAAACACCACACCTTTCCCCGACACG GTGGGAGGATCTCCCGAGTACAAGGTCGACAGGAAGCTGGGTAAAGGTGGATTTGGCCATGTCTTTGTTGGCCGTCGTCTAACTGGTGGCCACACTGCACGCCCAACAGGCCCCACGGCTCAAGAG GTTGCCATCAAATTTGAGCACACTAGCAGCAAGGGATGTAACTACGGCCCTCCATGCGAGTGGCAAGTCTATGC TGCTCTAGGAGGCACACATGGCGTGCCCAAGGTGCATTACAAAGGCCGCCAGGGTGATTACTATGTCATG ATTATGGATATGCTTGGGCCTAGCCTGTGGGATTCTTGGAATTCACTAGGTCAATC CATGTCATCAGAAATGGTGGCCTGTATTGCTGTAGAGTCCATTTCCATCCTGGAAAGCATGCATTCGAAAGG ATATGTACATGGAGACGTCAAACCTGAGAACTTTCTTCTCGGTCAGCCTTCAACTccccaagaaaagaaactttatcTTGTGGATCTTGGATTAG CAACAAAGTGGAGAGATCCTGCTAGTGGACAGCATGTTAATTATGATCAACGTCCCGATGCCTTCAG AGGAACAGTCAGATATGCTAGTGTCCACGCACATTTAGGAAGAACTGCAAGCAGGAGAGATGATTTGGAATCACTGGCTTATACACTAGTATTTCTTCATCGGGGCAGGTTGCCATGGCAAGGATACCAG GGTGATAATAAATCGTTTCTGGTGTGCAAGAGAAAAATGAGCACCTCACCCGAGAGCCTTTGCGGCATATGTCCTCAACCTTTCAGGCAGTTTCTTGAGAGTGTTGTCAACATGAAGTTTGATGAGGAGCCAAACTACTCGAAATTGATTTCTTTGTTTGATAGTTTAATTGAACCAAACCCTTCCATCAGACCAATCAATACCGATGGAGCCCAAAAG GTTGGGCAGAAGCGTGCCAGGTTGcctaatgatgatgatggccATGTAAAAAAGAAGATTCGGCTGGGTGTTCCGGCAACACAGTGGATTTCAGTATACAATTCCAGATCACCCATGAAACAGAG GTACCACTATAATGTGGCTGACACAAGATTAGCGCAACATGTTGAGAAAGGAAATGAGGATGGTTTGCTGATAAGTTCAATATCATCGTGCGTAGATCTTTGGGCAATCATTATGGATGCAGGAACCGGCTTCACAGCTCAAGTCTATGAGCTGTCTCCACATTTCCTTCACAAG GAATGGATTATGGAACAGTGGGATAAAAGTTTCTACATTAGTTCTGTTGCTGGCTCGAACAATGGAAGTTCTCTTGTAGTGATGTCCAAAG GCACGCCGTATACACAGCAGTCTTACAAAGTCAGTGATTCCTTCCCATTTAAATGGATAAACAAGAAGTGGAAGGAAGGTTTCTATGTCACATCAATGGCAACATCAGGCAGTCGATGGGCCATAGTCATGTCCCGCAGTGCTGGATTTTCTGATCAG GTGGTGGAGTTGGACTTTCTGTACCCAAGCGAGGGCATCCATAGACGCTGGGACAACGGCTATCGTATCACTGCAATGGCTGCCACAATGGACCAGTCTGCGCTGATCCTAAGCAAGCCAAGGCGTCGCCCAAGAGACGAGACACAAGAGACTCTGCGGACTACACAGTTTCCCAGCCAACATGTGAAG GAGAAGTGGGCCAAGAACCTTTACCTTGCTGGGATCTGCTATGGGCGAACCGTGGCCTAA